Proteins encoded within one genomic window of Vulgatibacter sp.:
- a CDS encoding multiheme c-type cytochrome, with product MRPRTAILAGLAGALSLACVSKSEAPARAEGKPEAEQATVIFTADIWGQLEPCGCSADMLGGLDRAATWVRQQRAEGPTLLVDAGDAFFDATEYEERDEPQARRRAEAVAQALVSMGVDAKARFERDTVFPVEAMPAQKLLGGPRVLEAGGVRLGLVPVDALHGAGAPAALAAGVAQARKQGAEVVAALIHAPRQQVLGLSGAAKQAGADFVVGSHIDRIADGEEARMVQAELPVFFTMARGQSLLAIELLLRGEGPLQIAGNPAEREKEIAGFGERIRSYESRIAALPPDADRAPFEMKIRELRERRRALAEEKVQPPATGSYLAWQFVPVTEDRAGDHAVKEILASYDRDVAAANLAYAQAHPRACPEPAQGEAVYVGGEACVGCHAAAQAFWKGTGHAHAFETLETIGKQYDLNCISCHVTGWERPGGACDVARVEGRKDVTCESCHGPGSLHAAAPTQVKLPAQVGEQTCKSCHTPENSTAFDYGTYLQKIVGPGHGEKAK from the coding sequence ATGCGTCCACGTACCGCCATCTTGGCCGGCCTCGCCGGCGCCCTCAGCCTCGCCTGCGTCTCGAAATCCGAGGCCCCCGCACGTGCCGAGGGGAAGCCGGAGGCCGAGCAGGCCACCGTGATCTTCACCGCCGACATCTGGGGCCAGCTCGAGCCGTGCGGCTGCTCCGCGGACATGCTCGGCGGCCTCGACCGCGCCGCCACCTGGGTGCGGCAGCAGCGAGCCGAGGGGCCGACGCTGCTCGTGGACGCAGGCGACGCCTTCTTCGACGCGACGGAATACGAGGAGCGGGACGAGCCGCAGGCGCGCCGCAGGGCCGAGGCGGTGGCGCAGGCCCTGGTGTCGATGGGCGTGGACGCCAAGGCGCGCTTCGAGCGCGACACCGTCTTTCCCGTCGAGGCGATGCCCGCGCAGAAGCTCCTCGGCGGCCCGCGGGTGCTCGAAGCAGGCGGCGTGCGCCTCGGCCTGGTGCCGGTGGACGCGCTCCACGGCGCAGGCGCGCCGGCGGCCCTCGCCGCAGGGGTGGCGCAGGCCCGCAAGCAGGGGGCCGAGGTGGTGGCTGCGCTGATCCACGCGCCGCGGCAGCAGGTGCTCGGCCTCTCCGGTGCAGCGAAGCAGGCGGGCGCCGACTTCGTCGTCGGCAGCCACATCGACCGGATCGCCGACGGCGAGGAGGCCCGCATGGTGCAGGCCGAGCTGCCGGTCTTCTTCACCATGGCCCGGGGCCAGAGCCTTCTCGCCATCGAGCTCCTGCTGCGGGGCGAAGGTCCGCTGCAGATCGCCGGCAACCCGGCGGAGCGGGAGAAGGAGATCGCCGGTTTCGGCGAGCGGATCCGCTCCTACGAGAGCCGCATCGCCGCGCTGCCGCCGGACGCGGACCGGGCGCCCTTCGAGATGAAGATCCGCGAGCTGCGCGAGCGGCGCCGCGCCCTCGCCGAGGAGAAGGTGCAGCCGCCAGCCACCGGCAGCTACCTCGCCTGGCAATTCGTCCCGGTGACCGAGGATCGCGCCGGTGATCACGCCGTGAAGGAGATCCTCGCCTCCTACGATCGCGACGTGGCTGCGGCGAACCTCGCGTACGCGCAGGCCCATCCCAGGGCCTGCCCGGAGCCGGCGCAGGGCGAGGCCGTCTACGTGGGGGGAGAGGCGTGCGTGGGCTGCCACGCGGCGGCGCAGGCCTTCTGGAAGGGGACCGGGCACGCCCACGCCTTCGAGACGTTGGAGACGATCGGAAAGCAATACGATCTCAACTGCATCTCCTGCCACGTCACCGGCTGGGAGAGGCCGGGCGGCGCCTGCGACGTGGCCCGGGTCGAGGGCCGCAAGGACGTCACCTGTGAGTCCTGCCATGGCCCCGGGTCGCTCCACGCAGCGGCGCCGACGCAGGTGAAGCTCCCGGCGCAGGTGGGCGAGCAGACCTGCAAGAGCTGCCACACCCCCGAGAACTCGACGGCGTTCGACTACGGAACCTACCTGCAGAAGATCGTCGGGCCGGGCCACGGCGAGAAGGCGAAGTGA
- a CDS encoding lytic transglycosylase domain-containing protein, whose product MDGTFLRRACGHGGAGLVAALIALAPLGAGAELPAPAVAADEAAADDPVGDDAPADDALAPDDEMEALRAVEAAALSRNNLLDLDRAMRLLGPANPWRSRIRGSLDLDASEWPAVLEAADAAPARALAGELPFPVESVATRFDIPVEYNDAVAEYLAFFQGPGRGWFGRWIERSGRYVPLFRAILREHGVPEDLVYLSMIESGFSMQARSWAAAVGPWQFIPGTGDMYGLRNDFWVDERQDPVKSTRAAARFLKRLHEAWGDWYLAWAGYNAGPGRVKKAVERFGTKDFWAIAAAEGGWPKETRQYVPKLIAAALIAKHPELFGFDDLALQAPLAWETVELPDATDLAVIARCAGVTVEQIRELNPELRRWATPPVSPGGKPYELRLPVGTSESFATHFAAVKPTERLTFRGYKVRPGDTLGAIAIAFDTTVENVMRTNGIKNPRALRIGQELIIPVPPSATPRSAGTRHVRASSAGKRITGATGGGKHHVLQAGETLGHVALRYGVSVDQLKRLNGIRDVRKVRVGQKLRVR is encoded by the coding sequence ATGGACGGGACCTTCCTTCGGCGGGCCTGCGGGCACGGAGGCGCCGGCCTCGTCGCAGCCCTGATCGCCCTCGCCCCGCTGGGCGCCGGTGCCGAGCTGCCTGCGCCGGCAGTTGCAGCGGACGAAGCTGCGGCAGACGACCCGGTCGGCGACGACGCGCCGGCGGACGACGCCCTCGCTCCGGACGACGAGATGGAGGCGCTCCGCGCCGTCGAGGCAGCGGCCCTCTCCCGCAACAACCTCCTCGACCTCGACCGGGCGATGCGCCTCCTCGGCCCCGCCAATCCCTGGCGCAGCAGGATCCGCGGCTCCCTCGATCTCGACGCCAGCGAATGGCCCGCGGTGCTCGAGGCAGCGGACGCGGCGCCTGCCCGGGCGCTGGCCGGCGAGCTCCCCTTCCCCGTCGAATCGGTGGCGACCCGCTTCGACATCCCCGTCGAGTACAACGACGCGGTCGCCGAATACCTCGCCTTCTTCCAGGGCCCCGGGCGCGGCTGGTTCGGGCGCTGGATCGAGCGCTCGGGGCGCTACGTGCCGCTCTTCCGCGCCATCCTCCGGGAGCACGGCGTCCCCGAGGATCTCGTCTACCTCTCGATGATCGAGAGCGGCTTCTCGATGCAGGCGCGCTCCTGGGCAGCGGCGGTCGGCCCCTGGCAGTTCATCCCCGGCACCGGCGACATGTACGGGCTGCGCAACGACTTCTGGGTGGACGAGCGGCAGGATCCGGTGAAGTCGACCCGGGCCGCCGCCCGCTTCCTCAAGCGGCTCCACGAGGCGTGGGGCGATTGGTATCTCGCCTGGGCCGGCTACAACGCCGGGCCGGGCCGGGTGAAGAAGGCGGTCGAGCGCTTCGGCACGAAGGATTTCTGGGCGATCGCCGCGGCCGAAGGCGGCTGGCCCAAGGAGACGCGGCAATACGTCCCCAAGCTCATCGCCGCCGCGCTCATCGCCAAGCACCCCGAGCTCTTCGGCTTCGACGATCTCGCGCTCCAGGCGCCGCTCGCGTGGGAGACGGTGGAGCTTCCCGATGCCACCGACCTCGCCGTGATCGCGCGCTGCGCCGGCGTGACGGTGGAGCAGATCCGGGAGCTCAACCCCGAGCTGCGCAGGTGGGCCACCCCGCCCGTTTCCCCCGGCGGCAAGCCCTACGAGCTGCGCCTGCCGGTGGGCACCAGCGAGTCCTTCGCCACCCACTTCGCCGCGGTGAAGCCCACCGAGCGGCTCACCTTCCGCGGCTACAAGGTGCGGCCCGGCGACACGCTGGGCGCGATCGCCATCGCCTTCGACACCACGGTCGAGAACGTGATGCGCACCAACGGGATCAAGAATCCCCGGGCGCTGCGGATCGGCCAGGAGCTGATCATCCCCGTGCCGCCGAGCGCCACGCCGCGCAGCGCCGGGACGCGCCACGTGCGCGCCTCCTCCGCCGGCAAGCGGATCACCGGCGCCACGGGCGGCGGCAAGCACCACGTACTCCAGGCCGGCGAGACCCTCGGCCACGTGGCGCTCCGCTACGGCGTGAGCGTGGACCAGCTCAAGCGCCTCAACGGCATCCGCGACGTGCGCAAGGTGCGGGTGGGCCAGAAGCTCCGGGTGCGCTGA
- a CDS encoding bis(5'-nucleosyl)-tetraphosphatase produces the protein MLREKSCGIVPFREVDGEILYLVISSAVTKREHWEFPKGGVEEGEREIETALRELWEETGVKEVRVLPGYREPIRYIYRRPEGLVSKQVVYFIARVANPAVKLREVEAKDYRWANYEEARKLLRHANARALLERCHAFITGRPLPAAKRTQPQQQRAQGAGRPADLEGQRRRGGGRRRRREGESQRPGPEQQQQPQPVEAQAAGSAQPPPQREARPPAPEEAGQRPTQRRRRRRRRGGRRQERGGQQQRPAGSNGPPKEP, from the coding sequence GTGCTGCGCGAGAAGTCCTGCGGGATCGTCCCGTTTCGTGAGGTCGATGGCGAAATCCTCTACCTCGTGATCTCTTCGGCGGTGACCAAGCGGGAGCATTGGGAGTTCCCGAAGGGCGGCGTCGAGGAGGGGGAGCGCGAGATCGAGACCGCGCTCCGCGAGCTCTGGGAGGAGACCGGGGTCAAGGAAGTGCGCGTGCTCCCCGGCTACCGCGAGCCGATCCGCTACATCTACCGGCGCCCCGAGGGGCTCGTCTCCAAGCAGGTGGTCTACTTCATCGCGCGGGTGGCGAACCCGGCGGTGAAGCTGCGCGAGGTCGAGGCGAAGGACTACCGCTGGGCCAACTACGAGGAGGCGCGCAAGCTCCTCCGTCACGCCAACGCCCGGGCGCTCCTCGAGCGCTGCCACGCCTTCATCACCGGCAGGCCCCTCCCCGCGGCGAAGCGGACGCAGCCCCAGCAGCAGCGCGCGCAGGGGGCAGGGCGTCCCGCCGACCTCGAGGGGCAGCGGCGCAGGGGGGGGGGCAGACGGCGCAGGCGCGAGGGCGAGTCGCAGCGCCCGGGGCCCGAGCAGCAGCAGCAGCCCCAGCCGGTGGAGGCACAGGCCGCTGGTTCGGCACAGCCCCCGCCGCAGCGGGAGGCGCGGCCTCCGGCTCCCGAGGAAGCAGGCCAGCGCCCCACGCAGCGCAGGCGCAGGCGCCGCCGCAGGGGCGGCAGGCGGCAGGAGCGCGGCGGGCAGCAGCAGCGCCCCGCCGGCAGCAACGGGCCTCCCAAGGAGCCGTAG
- a CDS encoding ABC transporter permease — protein sequence MKLGRLAQLVLVNLRRDKRGMFLSALGVAAGIGALAFFVALGSGVGEVVRTRVFPTDARLVEVIPPKVSVGLFGGVHLDDEAVERLRALPRVEAVHRKMQLRIPAVSRYDGVFFGQRLRMGLEILGEGVDPGLVAPDLDQPERFVDPGEQGPVPVVISSRLLEIYNKSFAKNRGLPALQAGMLGGFQFPVAYGRSYVTASAAAGSQVVRRDAMLVGVSDRAMLQGITLPLEAARRLNAHFGEDAERYSAVVLTAKSPDAVPALAQAVREMGFEIDDGERAIAERVGAAVAITTAALALLSLLICALAAVNIALTLGASIRNRSREIGILRAVGATSRDVALLVVGEAAVVGLLGGTIGAALALAAGRVVDAAARSFLPEFPFKPESFFLFPPWLLAGAVALGIVAALLGAYPPARGAARLDPARAIGA from the coding sequence ATGAAGCTCGGCAGGCTCGCGCAGCTCGTCCTCGTCAACCTCCGCCGGGACAAGCGCGGCATGTTCCTCTCTGCCCTCGGCGTGGCGGCGGGGATCGGCGCGCTCGCCTTCTTCGTGGCGCTGGGCAGCGGCGTCGGCGAGGTGGTGCGCACCCGCGTCTTCCCCACCGACGCGCGCCTGGTGGAGGTGATCCCGCCGAAGGTCTCGGTGGGGCTCTTCGGCGGCGTGCACCTCGACGACGAGGCGGTGGAGCGGCTCCGGGCCCTGCCGCGGGTGGAGGCGGTGCACCGCAAGATGCAGCTCCGCATCCCCGCGGTCTCCCGCTACGACGGCGTCTTCTTCGGACAGCGGCTGCGCATGGGGCTGGAGATCCTCGGCGAGGGCGTCGATCCGGGCCTCGTCGCCCCCGATCTCGATCAGCCCGAGCGCTTCGTCGATCCTGGCGAGCAGGGGCCGGTGCCGGTGGTGATCTCGTCGCGGCTCCTCGAGATCTACAACAAGAGCTTCGCGAAGAACCGCGGCCTCCCGGCGCTGCAGGCCGGGATGCTGGGCGGCTTCCAATTCCCCGTCGCCTACGGCCGCTCCTACGTCACCGCCTCCGCTGCAGCGGGCAGCCAGGTGGTGCGCCGCGACGCGATGCTGGTGGGCGTCTCCGACCGGGCGATGCTCCAGGGGATCACGCTGCCCCTCGAGGCGGCGCGCCGCCTCAACGCGCACTTCGGCGAGGACGCCGAGCGCTACTCCGCGGTGGTGCTCACCGCGAAGAGCCCCGACGCCGTGCCGGCGCTGGCGCAGGCGGTCCGGGAGATGGGCTTCGAGATCGACGACGGCGAGCGGGCCATCGCCGAGCGGGTCGGCGCAGCGGTGGCGATCACCACCGCCGCCCTGGCGCTCCTCTCGCTCCTCATCTGCGCCCTCGCCGCGGTGAACATCGCCCTCACCCTGGGCGCCTCGATCCGCAACCGCTCCCGCGAGATCGGCATCCTCCGCGCGGTGGGCGCCACCTCCCGCGACGTGGCGCTGCTGGTGGTGGGCGAGGCAGCGGTGGTGGGCCTCCTCGGCGGCACGATCGGGGCGGCGCTGGCGCTGGCCGCGGGCCGGGTGGTGGACGCCGCGGCGCGCTCCTTCCTGCCCGAGTTCCCCTTCAAGCCGGAGAGCTTCTTCCTCTTCCCGCCCTGGCTCCTCGCCGGGGCGGTGGCCCTCGGGATCGTCGCGGCGCTCCTCGGGGCCTATCCGCCCGCCCGCGGGGCGGCGCGGCTCGATCCCGCCCGGGCGATCGGCGCCTGA
- a CDS encoding ABC transporter ATP-binding protein, with amino-acid sequence MIRLEQITKAYADGAARFEVLRGVSLTVEDGDFLAIVGASGSGKSTLLNVIGGLDRDHGGRAEVFGLELGRLSDKELARYRNERVGFVFQSFNLVPPLTALQNVLLPSYFAPAEDVDAARTRALAALDRVGLGGKAHRLPAQLSGGERQRVALARALFRKPQLVLADEPTGSLDPETAAGVIALLRELNEKDGLTLVVVTHEERVSRAARRIVRLRDGRLLPEAKAAPSLTVHA; translated from the coding sequence ATGATCCGGCTCGAGCAGATCACCAAGGCCTACGCGGACGGCGCTGCGCGCTTCGAGGTGTTGCGCGGCGTCTCGCTCACCGTCGAGGACGGCGACTTCCTCGCCATCGTCGGCGCCTCGGGCTCGGGCAAGAGCACCCTGCTCAACGTGATCGGCGGTCTCGATCGGGATCACGGCGGGCGGGCGGAGGTCTTCGGCCTCGAGCTGGGGCGGCTCTCCGACAAGGAGCTCGCCCGCTACCGCAACGAGCGGGTCGGCTTCGTCTTCCAGTCATTCAACCTCGTGCCGCCGCTCACCGCGCTCCAGAACGTGCTCCTGCCCAGCTACTTCGCCCCGGCGGAGGACGTGGACGCAGCCCGCACCCGGGCCCTCGCGGCGCTGGATCGCGTGGGCCTCGGCGGAAAGGCCCACCGGCTGCCGGCGCAGCTCTCCGGCGGCGAGCGGCAGCGGGTGGCCCTGGCCCGCGCGCTCTTCCGCAAGCCGCAGCTGGTCCTCGCCGACGAGCCCACCGGCTCGCTCGATCCCGAGACGGCAGCAGGCGTGATCGCGCTCCTGCGCGAGCTCAACGAGAAGGACGGCCTCACCCTGGTGGTGGTCACCCACGAGGAGAGGGTCTCGCGCGCGGCGCGGCGGATCGTCCGCCTCCGCGACGGCAGACTCCTCCCCGAGGCGAAAGCCGCCCCCTCGCTCACGGTGCACGCATGA
- a CDS encoding metallophosphoesterase, translating into MQRALSFLGFFGVATLVVVGLHWYLWSRLVRAPGWPAPWSKVGTWALVFLAVLLPVAMPLSRALPRDWAGPIAGAAYAWMGLGFLLVVSAFLADLASWIGSGALALWASRQSEGATDPVRRELLSRGAAGVASVAAVGFGGAALRGGLGEVEVKEVPVRLERLPRALSGFSLVQLTDVHVGPTIGRRFVEQIVEKANAQRPDAVVITGDLVDGSVAELARHVEPLARLRARHGVYFCLGNHEYYSGAAPWIEHLRSLGIRVLRNERVVVGDAAASFDLAGVDDYKAGRFGHEPDLAAAVAGRDPERELVLLAHQPAEIERAARHAVGLQLSGHTHGGQIRPFDNLVKLAQPYVRGLHRHGPHTQIYVSCGTGYWGPPMRLGAPAEVTKVVLTT; encoded by the coding sequence ATGCAGCGCGCACTCTCCTTCCTCGGCTTCTTCGGGGTCGCCACCCTCGTCGTGGTCGGCCTCCACTGGTACCTCTGGTCGCGCCTCGTCCGGGCGCCGGGCTGGCCCGCCCCCTGGTCGAAGGTCGGCACCTGGGCCCTCGTCTTCCTCGCCGTCCTCCTGCCGGTGGCGATGCCCCTCTCCCGGGCGCTGCCGCGGGATTGGGCAGGTCCCATCGCCGGCGCCGCCTACGCGTGGATGGGCCTCGGCTTCCTCCTCGTGGTGAGCGCCTTCCTCGCCGACCTCGCCAGCTGGATCGGCAGCGGCGCCCTGGCCCTGTGGGCCTCGCGGCAGAGCGAGGGCGCCACCGATCCGGTGCGCCGCGAGCTCCTCTCCCGCGGCGCCGCCGGCGTGGCCTCGGTGGCTGCGGTGGGCTTCGGCGGCGCGGCGCTCCGCGGCGGCCTCGGCGAGGTGGAGGTGAAGGAGGTGCCCGTCCGGCTCGAGCGCCTGCCGCGGGCCCTCTCTGGCTTCAGCCTGGTGCAGCTCACGGACGTGCACGTCGGCCCCACCATCGGCAGGCGCTTCGTCGAGCAGATCGTCGAGAAGGCCAACGCCCAGCGTCCGGACGCGGTGGTGATCACCGGCGACCTCGTCGACGGCAGCGTGGCGGAGCTGGCGCGGCACGTGGAGCCGCTGGCCCGGCTGCGCGCCCGCCACGGCGTCTACTTCTGCCTCGGCAACCACGAGTACTACTCGGGGGCGGCGCCCTGGATCGAGCACCTGCGTTCGCTGGGGATCCGGGTGCTGCGCAACGAGCGGGTGGTGGTGGGCGACGCTGCCGCCTCCTTCGACCTCGCCGGCGTGGACGACTACAAGGCGGGCCGCTTCGGCCACGAGCCGGACCTCGCCGCGGCGGTCGCAGGCCGCGATCCCGAGCGGGAGCTCGTCCTCCTCGCCCACCAGCCCGCGGAGATCGAGCGGGCTGCCCGCCATGCGGTCGGCCTGCAGCTCTCCGGCCACACCCACGGCGGCCAGATCCGGCCCTTCGACAACCTGGTGAAGCTGGCCCAGCCCTACGTGCGCGGCCTCCACCGCCACGGCCCCCACACCCAGATCTACGTGAGCTGCGGCACCGGCTATTGGGGCCCGCCGATGCGCCTCGGCGCGCCCGCCGAGGTGACGAAGGTCGTGCTCACGACCTGA
- a CDS encoding RNA recognition motif domain-containing protein, which yields MGTKLYVGNLSFNTTEDTLRAAFGSDGRQVEDVAVITDRVTGQPRGFAFVTMASDSDAQAAIAAWDGQDLDGRPLRVNEAQERPPRSGGFGGGGRGGGFGGGGYGGGGGGGFGGGGGGFGGGGYGGGGGGRGGAGGGGRGGRGGGRGGRGGGGGGYGDY from the coding sequence GTGGGTACCAAGCTTTACGTTGGCAATCTCAGCTTCAACACCACCGAGGACACCCTCCGCGCCGCCTTCGGCTCGGACGGTCGCCAGGTGGAGGACGTCGCCGTGATCACCGATCGCGTCACCGGCCAGCCCCGCGGCTTCGCGTTCGTGACCATGGCCTCGGATTCCGACGCCCAGGCCGCCATCGCGGCGTGGGACGGGCAGGATCTCGACGGTCGTCCCCTCCGCGTCAACGAGGCGCAGGAGCGTCCCCCCCGTAGCGGTGGCTTCGGCGGCGGTGGCCGTGGCGGCGGCTTCGGCGGTGGCGGCTACGGCGGCGGTGGCGGCGGCGGCTTCGGCGGTGGTGGCGGCGGCTTCGGCGGCGGCGGCTACGGCGGTGGCGGTGGCGGCCGTGGCGGCGCCGGCGGCGGTGGCCGTGGCGGCCGTGGCGGCGGCCGTGGTGGTCGTGGCGGCGGCGGTGGTGGCTACGGCGACTACTAA
- a CDS encoding cold-shock protein, producing the protein MAQGTVKWFNDAKGFGFIAQDGGDDVFVHHTAIVSEGFRSLAEGERVEFDVQNGAKGLQAANVRRI; encoded by the coding sequence ATGGCACAGGGTACGGTGAAGTGGTTCAACGACGCGAAGGGCTTCGGCTTCATCGCGCAGGATGGCGGTGACGACGTTTTCGTTCATCACACCGCCATCGTGTCCGAGGGTTTCCGGTCGCTGGCCGAGGGTGAGCGCGTCGAGTTCGACGTGCAGAACGGCGCCAAGGGCCTCCAGGCGGCGAACGTCCGCCGGATCTGA
- a CDS encoding PspA/IM30 family protein → MWTRFKRAVRSFVGFFVSSVEDPELILQQNVRDMNDQVPRMNENIAMVRANVTLLEKENGKFRSELVDLTAKIKAAINANRDDLAGGYAIQLQSLQGHLARNEAQLEGARAAYDKAVQLKKVFLAEKEKKTREAMQAIRDHRRAQWQSKVADALESFQVAGIDQTHDEMIRKIEERTAFNEARMQMALEAVDGTTVQIEEEAQKIRAQELVQRFKQEMGVIDTVDAQAIPLPARSLERKS, encoded by the coding sequence ATGTGGACCCGATTCAAGCGCGCCGTCCGTTCCTTCGTCGGCTTCTTCGTCAGCTCGGTGGAGGACCCCGAGCTGATCCTCCAGCAGAACGTCCGCGACATGAACGACCAGGTCCCGCGGATGAACGAGAACATCGCGATGGTCCGGGCCAACGTGACGCTCCTCGAGAAGGAGAACGGCAAGTTCCGGAGCGAGCTGGTCGACCTCACCGCGAAGATCAAGGCGGCGATCAACGCCAACCGCGACGACCTCGCCGGCGGCTACGCGATCCAGCTCCAGAGCCTGCAGGGCCACCTCGCCCGCAACGAGGCGCAGCTCGAGGGCGCCCGGGCGGCCTACGACAAGGCGGTGCAGCTCAAGAAGGTCTTCCTCGCGGAGAAGGAGAAGAAGACCCGCGAGGCGATGCAGGCGATCCGCGATCACCGCCGGGCGCAGTGGCAGTCGAAGGTGGCCGATGCCCTCGAGTCCTTCCAGGTGGCGGGGATCGACCAGACCCACGACGAGATGATCCGCAAGATCGAGGAGCGCACCGCCTTCAACGAGGCGCGGATGCAGATGGCCCTCGAGGCGGTGGACGGCACCACCGTGCAGATCGAGGAGGAGGCCCAGAAGATCCGCGCGCAGGAGCTGGTGCAGCGCTTCAAGCAGGAGATGGGCGTCATCGACACGGTCGATGCGCAGGCGATCCCGCTTCCTGCCCGCAGCCTCGAGCGCAAGAGCTGA
- a CDS encoding succinylglutamate desuccinylase/aspartoacylase family protein translates to MSRTRTLLASLILALPLTAVAQTAGAPGASSQPAAPAKVPEAPAGAPAPQALEPGKTLPVVETPPVPGPALPDGIAIPPAGPPPWGPMELLGELVPPGEVRELALRSSESFAGAGIDIPVVVIRGEKPGPTVCLTAGVHGDELNGVEIVREILDTTRARGMAGTVVGVPIVNIHGFQTSSRYLPDRRDLNRAFPGHPRGSSASRIAHALFENVIRRCDALIDLHTGSFHRSNLPQIRADLKDERIVTLAKAFGATVIVHNRGGKGTLRRAASEAGIPTIIYEAGEPMRFQRQEIKRGVIGVRNVLAHMDLQKGGRVSLGEQRIFYETRWVRAERGGILVSDVRLGDTVREGDILGSITDPIRKEKSVVISPFRGRIIGLSLAPVMLPGYAAFHIGIPGSKPIDNEDPVEHDDRPE, encoded by the coding sequence GTGTCGCGAACCAGGACTCTTCTCGCATCCCTGATCCTCGCCCTCCCGCTCACCGCCGTCGCCCAGACGGCGGGCGCGCCGGGCGCTTCGTCCCAGCCCGCAGCCCCGGCGAAGGTGCCCGAGGCGCCGGCTGGGGCACCTGCGCCGCAGGCCCTCGAGCCGGGCAAGACCCTGCCAGTGGTGGAGACGCCGCCGGTCCCCGGCCCGGCGCTGCCGGACGGGATCGCCATCCCGCCTGCGGGCCCGCCGCCGTGGGGCCCGATGGAGCTCCTCGGCGAGCTCGTGCCCCCGGGCGAGGTCCGCGAGCTCGCCCTGCGCAGCAGCGAGTCCTTCGCCGGCGCCGGCATCGACATCCCGGTGGTGGTGATCCGCGGCGAGAAGCCCGGACCCACCGTCTGCCTCACCGCCGGCGTCCATGGCGACGAGCTCAACGGCGTGGAGATCGTCCGGGAGATCCTCGACACCACCAGGGCCCGGGGCATGGCGGGGACCGTCGTCGGCGTCCCCATCGTCAACATCCACGGCTTCCAGACCAGCTCGCGCTACCTGCCGGATCGCCGCGATCTCAACCGGGCCTTCCCCGGCCACCCCCGCGGCTCCTCCGCCTCGCGGATCGCCCACGCGCTCTTCGAGAACGTGATCCGCCGGTGCGACGCGCTCATCGACCTCCACACCGGCTCGTTCCACCGCTCGAACCTGCCGCAGATCCGCGCCGACCTGAAGGACGAGCGGATCGTCACCCTCGCCAAGGCCTTCGGCGCCACGGTGATCGTCCACAACCGCGGCGGCAAGGGCACCCTGCGCCGCGCCGCCTCCGAAGCGGGGATCCCGACGATCATCTACGAGGCCGGCGAGCCGATGCGCTTCCAGCGCCAGGAGATCAAGCGCGGGGTGATCGGCGTCCGCAACGTGCTCGCCCACATGGATCTGCAGAAGGGCGGCCGCGTCTCCCTGGGCGAGCAGCGGATCTTCTACGAGACCCGCTGGGTCCGCGCCGAGCGCGGCGGCATCCTCGTCAGCGACGTGCGCCTCGGCGACACGGTGCGCGAGGGCGACATCCTCGGCTCGATCACCGACCCGATCCGCAAGGAGAAGTCGGTGGTGATCTCACCCTTCCGCGGCAGGATCATCGGCCTCTCGCTGGCGCCGGTGATGCTGCCGGGCTACGCGGCCTTCCACATCGGGATCCCCGGCAGCAAGCCGATCGACAACGAGGATCCGGTGGAGCACGACGACCGGCCGGAGTAG
- the trmB gene encoding tRNA (guanine(46)-N(7))-methyltransferase TrmB codes for MMETSRDPRGPLDLASLLDWSKVFGRPAPLEVEIGSGQGGFALGHSAAHPEVNLVAFEVRRKFARETAEKGEARGLTNLRCFAADAKVVLPRIFAPRSVDVFHIQFPDPWWKKKHHGRRLVEDEFSILLYNLLRLDGLLEVRTDVEGRGVEMAAALEAVGFVNRFGAGQLAPYDPSEVPSTRERGYLARGEPIYRYKFGRTAAPPHRAQAPLPETTVGPEQRRR; via the coding sequence ATGATGGAGACAAGTCGCGATCCCCGTGGGCCCCTCGACCTCGCCAGCCTCCTCGACTGGTCGAAGGTCTTCGGAAGGCCGGCGCCCCTCGAGGTGGAGATCGGCTCCGGCCAGGGCGGCTTCGCCCTCGGCCACAGCGCCGCCCACCCCGAGGTGAACCTCGTCGCCTTCGAGGTCCGCAGGAAATTCGCGCGCGAGACCGCAGAGAAGGGGGAGGCGCGGGGTCTGACCAACCTGCGCTGCTTCGCCGCCGACGCCAAGGTGGTGCTGCCCCGGATCTTCGCGCCCCGCTCCGTCGACGTCTTCCACATCCAGTTCCCCGACCCGTGGTGGAAGAAGAAGCACCACGGCAGGCGGCTGGTGGAGGACGAGTTCTCGATCCTCCTCTACAACCTGCTCCGGCTGGACGGGCTCCTCGAGGTCCGCACCGACGTGGAGGGCCGCGGCGTGGAGATGGCCGCTGCGCTCGAGGCGGTGGGCTTCGTCAACCGCTTCGGCGCCGGGCAGCTCGCCCCCTACGATCCGAGCGAGGTCCCCTCCACCCGCGAGCGCGGCTACCTCGCCCGCGGCGAGCCGATCTATCGCTACAAATTCGGCCGCACCGCAGCGCCGCCCCACCGGGCGCAGGCGCCGCTCCCCGAGACCACGGTGGGACCGGAGCAGCGCAGGCGGTAG